In the Streptomyces coeruleoprunus genome, ATGGTCTGGCCCTGGAGCGCGACCGTGGTGCCGGTGAGGGTGCCCTCGGACACGACGAGCTTGGTCGGGGCGCCCCGTCGCTGGCGCTGCTGCGGCGGCGCCGCGTCGCGCCGTGCCGCCTGCGGGCGGGCGCCCTCGCGGCGCGAGCCGCGCTGCGTGACGCGCGTCCCGAACAGGTCGCTGCGGATGACCTGGACGGCCACGATGACGAACAGCCACAGTACGGCGAGGAAACCCAACCGCATGACCGTGAGGGTCAGCTCTGACATTGCCCCCGCTTCACCCTTCGGCTTGCCGGTAAACGATGGTGGTGCTGCCCACGACGATCCGCGAGCCGTCGCGGAGCGTAGCGCGGGTGGTGTGCTGCCCGTCCACCACGATGCCGTTGGTGGACCCGAGATCCTGGATCGTCGAGGGCGTTCCGGTCCGGATCTCGCAGTGGCGGCGTGATACGCCGGGGTCGTCGATCCGCACGTCGGCGTCGGTGCTGCGGCCCAGCACGAGAGTGGGCCGGGAGATCTGGTGGCGCGTGCCGTTGATCTCGATCCAGCGGCGCACCTGGCCGCCGGGCATGTGGCCCGAGGCGCCCGGCGGACGGTGCGCCGGGGCGGGGCGGTGCTGGGAGCCCGGCGCCATGCCGGAACCGGGCGGAGGGGCCGCCGGCATGGGCGGGGCGCCCGCCGGCGGGTAGCCGTACCCACCGGGGCGGCCCTGGCCCGCGGGCGGCCCGGCGGGGCCGTCCGCCGGCTGTGCCGACGGGGACGAGCTGGACGCGAGCGTGCGGCTGCGCACCCGGTACAGGCCGGTGTCGAGATCCTCGGCCCGCTCCAGGTGGACCTTGATCGGGCCCATGAACGTGTACCGCTGCTGCTTCGCGTAGTCCCGGACGAGGCCGGCCAGCTCGTCGCCGAGCTGGCCCGAGTAGGGGCTCAGGCGCTCGTAGTCCGGCGCGCTCAGCTCCACGATGAAGTCGTTGGGGACGACCGTCCGCTCGCGGTTCCAGATCGTG is a window encoding:
- a CDS encoding FHA domain-containing protein FhaB/FipA, translated to MSELTLTVMRLGFLAVLWLFVIVAVQVIRSDLFGTRVTQRGSRREGARPQAARRDAAPPQQRQRRGAPTKLVVSEGTLTGTTVALQGQTITLGRAHDSTIVLDDDYASSRHARIYPDRDGQWIVEDLGSTNGTYLDRTRLTTPTPIPLGAPIRIGKTVIELRK
- a CDS encoding DUF3662 and FHA domain-containing protein; amino-acid sequence: MGVLKRFEQRLEGLVNGTFAKVFKSEVQPVEIAGALQRECDNNATIWNRERTVVPNDFIVELSAPDYERLSPYSGQLGDELAGLVRDYAKQQRYTFMGPIKVHLERAEDLDTGLYRVRSRTLASSSSPSAQPADGPAGPPAGQGRPGGYGYPPAGAPPMPAAPPPGSGMAPGSQHRPAPAHRPPGASGHMPGGQVRRWIEINGTRHQISRPTLVLGRSTDADVRIDDPGVSRRHCEIRTGTPSTIQDLGSTNGIVVDGQHTTRATLRDGSRIVVGSTTIVYRQAEG